Sequence from the Cytophagia bacterium CHB2 genome:
CGGGTTGTCGCAGAAGGTTGGGCAGAAGAAAAGGCGATGGAAGAAGCTGTCAAAATCGGTTTGACGCGGCCGGAGCTGAAAGCATTTGTACAGTCGTATCTCGCTTCGAATAAACAGAAATGATTGTGGTTAATCTGAGAGAGTCTCATGAAGGAATGATCACAACCGAAGAACTCCAGTATCATATCATTAGCCGCCGTGAACCGCCGCATGCAGACTTGCACGTTCGGTGATGAGTCCCGGGGTGGGAGAGAAGCCCGTCCTGACTCGCATAGACAAGTCTTGCATCAACTACACCTTTCTTACACCGCATTTCAACCAACTTTACGCTATTTCAATCTGAAGTGAACTGGGAGAGCCACCCACACGCGGTATGGATTCCCGTTTAATTTCGCCGGAAGCCTTTTAACCGCTTTGATTGCTTCGTAGGTCGCTTCTGCAAGTTTCGCAGACGGAGATTCTGTAGGTTCGTAAGGGCCGGCATTCTCGTCTTCGTCAAGCATGAATTTAATCACTTCTTTTCATTCTTTGTTTGTTCTTTTTGCAGATTCGGGTTACCTTAATTTATTGTGCATCAGTTGAAGTCCGTTCGAGGCGGCTTCACAAATCTCTTTGTGAATTCTCATTGCGGCGATTTTTTGCCAGGGGTTTTGCCTGCCCTCTGCGGCTTTCTTGAGCTTCGGCGGCGAACGCCCGCAGCCGGGGCGTGGCTATAGGCGGTCCGGGCCGTGGCCGCAATCTGCCGAAGCGCCGGGCCAAGCGGCGAGCGGCTGCGCCACACGAGCGCAATCGTGCGCTTGGGTGCTGGCCGCGCAAAGCGACGAATCGCAAGCTCAGCGCGCTTCGCCTCGGTCGCCACGGCGATCTCGGGCAGCAACGTTACGCCCGCGCCGCCGGCGACCATCTGCGCCAGCGTCGAGAGGCTGGTTGCTCGAAATTCAAGCTCGTGAGCTTTTGCATTCGAGCAGAAGGCAAGCGCCTGCTCCCGAAAGCAGTGGCCATCATCGAGCAGGAGCACGTTGGCGCCCTTCAACTCCGTCGCCTTTGCAGGCGAAGACTTTGCCCCCAGCGGATGCCCCACCGGCGTGGCGAGCACAAACGGGTCTGATCCGATGATCTCGTGCTCAACATTGCCAATGTGGGTTTCGAGCGCGAGGAGAGTAGCGTCGAGCGTGCCGGCTTTCAGACTCTGCATCAAGGAGTCGGTTTTGTCTTCAGCCCAGAGAACCGTGAGGCGCGGGTAGGTTTCGCGCAACGCGGCAGTCAAGCGCGGCAGCAGGTACGGCGAGAGGGTCGAAATCACGCCGATGCGCAGCGTGCCGGAGAGCGGATCGGCGGAGCGATGTGCGGATTCCAACAAGTCGACGGTCTCGCGCAGAATGAGGCGAGCACGCTCGATGATCTTGCGGCCGGCAACCG
This genomic interval carries:
- a CDS encoding LysR family transcriptional regulator; this translates as MSLGPLPFTLRQIQYAVAVADSLSFRKAAESCHVSQPSLSAQLAQMEEALGVRLFERDRRRVLVTVAGRKIIERARLILRETVDLLESAHRSADPLSGTLRIGVISTLSPYLLPRLTAALRETYPRLTVLWAEDKTDSLMQSLKAGTLDATLLALETHIGNVEHEIIGSDPFVLATPVGHPLGAKSSPAKATELKGANVLLLDDGHCFREQALAFCSNAKAHELEFRATSLSTLAQMVAGGAGVTLLPEIAVATEAKRAELAIRRFARPAPKRTIALVWRSRSPLGPALRQIAATARTAYSHAPAAGVRRRSSRKPQRAGKTPGKKSPQ